In Cloacibacillus sp. An23, the following are encoded in one genomic region:
- the folE2 gene encoding GTP cyclohydrolase FolE2, with product MRDVQNEADDRNLAIDRVGISGISWPISVPDRENGVQETVAEVSLSVSLPRDYRGTHMSRFVEVLSAQEKKVTFHNMEGLLANLKERLHASDAHAIFDFPYFITKTAPVSGARGRVRCDVRFDAALLGEDFDLVTTVEIPVQTLCPCSKEISEYGAHNQRAHASIAVRLASFVWLEEFIEIADRCASAPIYSLLKREDEKFVTERAYENPRFVEDAVRDLALAMQADERVRWFRVSVTSHESIHNHDAFAVIERDKRR from the coding sequence ATGCGTGACGTTCAGAACGAAGCCGACGACAGAAATCTAGCGATAGACCGCGTGGGGATCAGCGGCATCTCATGGCCGATATCGGTGCCGGACCGCGAGAACGGCGTGCAGGAGACTGTGGCGGAGGTGAGCCTCTCGGTCTCGCTGCCGCGGGATTACCGCGGCACTCACATGAGCCGTTTCGTCGAGGTGCTGAGCGCGCAGGAGAAGAAGGTGACTTTCCATAATATGGAAGGGCTTCTGGCCAATCTCAAGGAGCGGCTGCACGCGAGCGACGCGCACGCGATATTCGATTTCCCCTATTTTATAACGAAGACGGCCCCCGTCAGCGGAGCGCGCGGGCGCGTGAGGTGCGATGTGCGTTTCGACGCGGCGCTGCTCGGAGAAGACTTCGACCTCGTGACGACGGTCGAGATACCGGTGCAGACTCTCTGCCCGTGCTCCAAGGAGATTTCGGAGTACGGCGCGCACAACCAGCGCGCGCACGCCTCGATAGCGGTGCGGCTCGCGTCGTTCGTGTGGCTCGAAGAGTTTATAGAGATAGCCGACAGGTGCGCCTCCGCGCCTATATACAGCCTGCTGAAGCGCGAGGACGAGAAGTTCGTCACGGAGCGCGCCTATGAAAACCCGCGGTTCGTCGAGGACGCCGTGCGCGACCTCGCGCTCGCGATGCAGGCCGACGAGCGCGTGCGTTGGTTCCGCGTCTCGGTGACGAGCCACGAAAGCATACATAATCACGACGCCTTCGCCGTGATAGAAAGGGACAAACGCCGGTGA
- the queD gene encoding 6-carboxytetrahydropterin synthase QueD, with protein MLLCRDFKFDAAHNLIHYHGKCERLHGHTYHLRVTLEGEPDAEGMIYDFVDLKKAVTELVLDRLDHAYINDVIPQPTAEYISRWIFRELDAPLRRDNCRLFEVQLWETEGSSVICRREDVKDA; from the coding sequence ATGCTGCTGTGCCGGGACTTCAAGTTTGATGCGGCGCATAATCTGATACATTATCACGGCAAGTGCGAAAGGCTCCACGGGCACACCTATCATCTGCGCGTGACGCTCGAGGGCGAGCCGGACGCGGAGGGGATGATCTACGACTTCGTGGATCTGAAAAAGGCCGTGACGGAGCTCGTGCTCGACAGGCTCGACCACGCCTATATAAACGACGTCATCCCGCAGCCGACGGCGGAGTATATCTCGCGCTGGATCTTCCGCGAGCTCGACGCGCCGCTGCGCCGCGACAACTGCCGGCTGTTTGAAGTTCAGCTTTGGGAGACGGAGGGCTCTTCCGTGATCTGCCGCAGGGAGGACGTAAAAGATGCGTGA